GAAGCGCACGAACCGCGCCGCCTTGCGGCTCGCGTCGGAGTCCAGGACGCCGGCCAGCACCATGGGCTGATTGGCCACGAAGCCGACCGTGCGGCCGCCGATCCGTCCGAAGCCGGTGACGATGTTCTTCGCGAAAGCTGCCTGGATCTCGAAGAAGTCCCCCTCGTCGGCGACCTTCAGGATAAGTTCCTTCATGTCGTAGGGCTTGTTCGGATTGTCCGGGATCAGCGTGTCGAGCGACGTCTCAATGCGGTTCGGGTCGTCGAACGCGTCGATCTGCGGGACGCCGGCGAGGTTGTTGGCCGGCAGGAAATCCATCAGCCGCCGCATCTGGATCAGCGCCTCGACATCGTTGTCATAGGCGCCGTCAGCGATGGAGGATTTCGTCGTGTGGATCGAGGCGCCGCCGAGCTGCTCGGCGGTCACGGTTTCGTTGGTGACGGTCTTCACCACGTCCGGTCCGGTCACGAACATGTAGCTCGTGTCGCGCACCATGAAGATGAAGTCGGTCATCGCCGGCGAATAGACGTCGCCGCCCGCGCACGGCCCCATGATCACCGAGATCTGGGGAATGACGCCGGATGCCAGCACATTGCGCTGGAACACCTCGCCATACCCGCCGAGCGCCGCCACGCCCTCCTGGATGCGGGCGCCGCCGGCGTCGAACAGGCCGATGATCGGGGCGCGGTTCTTCAGCGCCATGTCCTGGATCTTGGTGATCTTCTGGGCGTGCGTCTCGCTGAGCGAGCCGCCGAATACCGTGAAGTCCTTGGCGAACACGAACACGGTCCGGCCGTTGATCGTGCCCCAGCCGGTGACCACGCCGTCGCCGGGAATCTTGGTTTCGGCCATGCCGAAATCGGTGGCGCGGTGCTCGACGAACATGTCGAACTCCTCGAACGAATTCTCGTCGAGAAGAAGCGACAGGCGCTCGCGTGCGGTCAGCTTGCCGCGCTGGTGCTGCGCCTCGATGCGCTTCAGCCCGCCGCCGACCCGCGCCACCGCGCGTCGAGCCTCGAGTTGTTCGAGTATTGCCTTCATGTCATCAACCCGTCACCAGGATCCTGCCTTGGCCCGGTCCATATCATGCGCGACCGCCGACCGGGAGTCGCGCCATTCAGACCGGCTTGCCCCCTGCACCAGCCGCCATCGCGACGAGCACCGCCGCGTCGAACTCCCGGCGATTCATCTCACGCCGCCTGCGTGCCTCGGCATCCTCGCCCCAATGGCTGATCTGCCAGTCCTCGTCCACATGCGCGGCTGTCCAGCCCTGATCCGGCGTCAGCCGGCCACGCGTGACAGCCAGCGCGATGACCAGCGACCCGGTCAGCGTCGTCAGCACGTGCAGCGCAGCAAGGCCAAGTGGATCGAACGCCAGCAGCAGGTCGGCAGCGCGTGCCAGCGAGGCGGGGGGCTGTGCCACATGCATCACTCCCTCGGCGAGAACGAAACCCAGCCCGAGTTCGTCGCGTGCCCAGGCGCAGAGCGGGTCCCAGTGGCGCCGCTGCAACTCGACCAGCCCCTCCGGATCGCCGGCCCGATAGCAGATCAGGTCGGTTTCGGCGAACCGCGCGATATCCGCCCGGACCGCGTCGGCCCGATCCGCCACGCCGTCCAGCGCGGTGTTGACGATCCGTGTCACCGGCATCGCCGCCGGATCTATGGTCTCGCCCTGCGCGCGCCACTCCGCGGCGATCGCTTCGGCAAGAGCCGGGATTGCCACGGTCAGAGGCCGTCGTCCGGGCGTGCGCAGGGGCCGGCCATCGAGCAGAACGGCGATGCCATCCGCCCGCTGCTCGGTGGCGACAACGGTATAGAAGCGCTTCGGCAGCGCCGGTCGCGACAGCGCCTGAGCCTTCGAGATCGGGTTATCGTTGCTCACGATGGTCTTCCGTCAGGTCCGATCGCATCGGCCGACACACGCGGCGGCCGGTTCACGAGATAAATGCCGAAAGTCACCAGCGCGAGTCCGGCCACCAGGCGCCAGCCGATCGCCTCGCCGAGCAGCAGGCCGCCGAACAGGACGCCGAACACCGGGGTCAGGAAGGTGAACGCCGTCAGCCGGTTGGCCGGATAGACCTGGATCATCCAGAACCATATCAGGAAGGTGACGGTCGCAACCACCACCACCTGGAACGCAAAGGCGCCGATCACCACCGCCGAGACGTCGCGCAGGATCGGCCCGAACAGCGGCGCGATCGCCAGCAGGACGACGGCCGAGACACCCAGCTGATAGAGCAGCACCTTCTCCGCGGAGATCCGCCGCAGCGACGTCGTCTTGATGAGGATCGTCACCGCCCCCCACAGGACGGCTGCGAGAATCGAGAGGAAATCGCCGAAATAGGCGTTTGGCCCAGGCAGGCTGAGCTTGTCGGAGAACACCGCCAGCACACCGAGAAAGGCGAGGAAGAGGCCACCGAGACTGACCGGTGTGATGCGCTCGCCGGGCACCAGAAAATGCGCGCCGATCGCGACCACGAAGGGCATCGTGTAGACGAAGACCACGCTGCGGGAGGCGCTGGTGTAGTCGAGTCCCAGCGCGATCAGCGCGAACTCGACGCCGAACAACGTTCCGGCGACGATCCCCGGCACCAGGCTGCCATCGCGCTCGAACAGCCGCACCTTGCGCATCGCGCACCATGCCAGGATCGCCGCACCGGCAAGCGCAGACCGCAACCCGGTATGGAAGACAGGCTGCAGGCCGAGATTGACGAACTTCGTCAGGGCGTAGTTCAGCCCCCAGGTCAGGCACAAGAGCAACAGCACGGAAGTCGCGAGGATATCCAGCCTGTCGCGTGATGCGATTGCCGCTGTATGGGTCACGTCGTCTCCGCAGAACTCGGCCCCGCGGACCCGGTGACCGCGTTCGGCATCGATGCCTCCGCCTGTGCCATGCGGAGGGCCGCCTTGGCAATCCTGCTGACCATGCATCGGTTGGCGTCGATGCGGCGGATCAGGTCGTCCAGCGCCGCGACGGCGATCGTTCCGGCCGCAGTCGCCTCGAGCTTCAGCTTCAGACCGATGACCGCGACGATCCACGCTGTCGTCGTCGTGCCCACATTGCTGCCGAAGACGATCCATACGGCCTCCATCAACGTCAGCAGCCCTGCGTTGACGAAGCCAATGGTGGCAACGGCGACGGCGGTGGAGGATTGCACGAGCGCCGTCATCCCGAGGCCGGCCGCCAACCCACGCAGCCTGGTACGCGTCCACACGGCCAGAATGTCGCGCAACCGGCTGCCGGCGGAGGCCCGGAGGCCGTCAGTGATCAGCTTCATGCCCAGCAGGAACAGGGCTGGAACAGGCCAATGCCGCCGATCGGCTCAGCGATCTGTCCGGCACGACCCATTCTACTTCTCTTCCGGCGCCCCGGCCGCCTCGAATCCGAGCGCCGCGAAGCTGCGTGCCATGTGATCCGGCAGGGGCGCCGTGACATCTACCGGGCGGCCCGTGACCGGATGCGGGAACACGATCCTTCTGGCATGCAGATGCAGCTTGTCGGCCACGCTGTCGGGAAGGTCTCGGTCGGTTGGATACTTCTCATCACCAACAATCGGATGACCGAGGATCGCCATGTGCGCCCTGAGCTGGTGCTGGCGGCCGGTCACCGGCTTGAGCGACATCCAGGCGAATTTCTGCGCAGCCCGGTCGATGACGGAGTAGTAGGTGACGGCCGTCTGCGCCGCATCCTGTTCGCCCGGCCGTGCTGCCCGGACTCGGTCACCAGCCGGCCCGGTCGCCTTCACCAGCGCGGCCTCGACCTTGCCCTGCGGCGGCTTCGGCACACCATGAACGATCGCCCAGTAGATCTTGCGTACCGAACGGGTCTGGAACATCCGCCCCATTCTCGCCGCCACCCCCCGCCGCTTGGCGACCACGAGCACGCCGGAGGTGTCGCGGTCGAGCCGATGCACCAGACGCGGCCGGCTGTCGGCATCCTCGCCGAGGCCCGCGAGCAGACCGTCGATGTGCCGGGTCGTCCTGGTGCCGCCCTGAACCGCCAGACCGGACGGCTTGTTGAGGACCATCAGGTCATCGTCCTCGTAAAGCACGAGCGAGGCGAGCCATGCCTGATCGGCGGCGGAGATGCGCGGCCGGGGCTTCGACGTCTGGGCGTCTGCCGCCGGCAGCGGCGGGACGCGCACCGTCTGCCCGGTCGCCAGCCTGTCGTTCGCCTTGGCCCGCGCGCCGTCAACACGCACCTGACCCGTCCGCAGCAGCTTCTGCAGGTAACCCTGTGTGACGTGCGGAAAGTGCTGGCGGAACCAGCGGTCGAGGCGCATGCCGTCCTCGCCGGTCGCCACCTGAAGCTGACGGACGCCAGTCATGCCGGACGCCTGTGGCCGTAGCGGATCACGCGGACATTCTCGACAGTGATCAGGCAGCTCTGGGTCATCTGCGTCACCTTCTCGATGAAGGACTCGATCTTGGTGGCCACGTCGACGATCTCGATGATGACCGGCAGATCCTCGGACAGCCGCAGGATCTTCGCGGTATGGAGACGGCTCGATCGACCGAACCCCATCGGCCCGCGCAGCACGGTCGCGCCCGCCAGTCCGTGCTCGCGGGCTTTCAGGACGATCGCCTCATAGAGCGGATGGCCGTCTGCCCGGTCATCCTCGCCGATATAGATCTTGAGAAGGACCGATTGTTCCGACAGCTCCATCAAACCCTCCAAACCTGCCGGTCAGCGGTTGACCCAGGCGGCGATTGCGTGACCGAGCCAGACGGCGCCCAACGACAGCACTATGGTCATGCCCAGATAGAGGGCCGCTCCCGCCGCGTCGCCGGCGAGAATAAGCAGCAACGTGTCGAGGCTCGCCAGCGAAAAGGTGGTGAAGCCACCGCAGATCCCCGACATCACGAACTGCCGCACGGTCGGCGAGACCAACAGACGACCGTCGGGTCCGGACAGCGTCGCGAACAGACCGATGACGAACGAGCCGACGATGTTGACGGCGAGCGTTCCCCCAACGACCCCGAAGACCGAGCCTCCCCCGAAGAGGAGGGTCACGACGTATCGTGCGAGGGCTCCGATCGCAGCGCCGCAGCCCACTGCCAGATACATCGCCACCGCCAATCCGTCCTCACCCCAACAGCCAGGTGGCTGCGACGTTGCCGACGATAATGGCCACGACGCACCCCCCGGCCGACAGGACGACGTTGAGCACCGCCTTCAGGGACTCTCCCGCACGGGCAAGCGCCAGCGTCTGCAGACTGAACGACGACACGGTCGTGAAGCTGCCGACGACGCCGATCAGCACCAGCTCCCTGAACCAGTTTGCGTCGAAGGTACCGCCACGATCGGAGGCCAGCGCGGTGAGGGTGCCCATGGTGGTGCATCCGGTCAGGTTCACTACCAAGGTGCCCCAGGGAAACCGCTCGCCGACGACCCGTCCCACCAGGCCAGACACGCCGAACCGCAGCATTCCTCCGACGAATCCGCCGGTGACGATCAGCAACAGATGGACCGGATCGAACACGAGCCGCCTTTCCGTTACGGGGCGATCGGCAGGCCGCGTGCGCGGCAGCGCTGGCGCACCCCCCGGCCATCGCAGGCACCGTGATACCTCACGGCAGGCGTCGCGATGCGGGGGCTGCCGACAAGGTCGTCCACGGCAGCCGTCGGCGGATTGACAGGCACGTGCAACATCGGGCTGGTCTCCCAAGATCGGACGGGTGTCGGTTGGCTTGGACCCTCCAGACGGAACCGTCAAGCCGCTGCCGCAGCGGCTCCGGTAGCAGCGCCGTTAACCCTTGCATCCCCGAGCAGTGGCGGAGAACTCCGTCAGGGGTTAATTGTCTCTTACCATGATCTGCGCCGCGCCTCTCTCGACCTGCTGTGTGGCTCTGCACGACAGGATTGCAGACATGCCCGCCACCATGACCCCGTTGCCCTCTAGATCAGCCGACGCGTCGGGATTCCGGATCGAGGTCGCGGGGTCGCCGGAGGACATCGAGTCCACCTGGCGGGAGTTCGAGCGCCATGCAGTGGGACATGTCTTCCAGACATTCGTCTGGATGCAGAGCTGGTGCCGCACGGTCGGCGCGGCGTACGGGATCGTGCCGCGTATCCTGACCGGCCGCGATGCGGCCGGACGGACGTCGTTCATCCTGCCGATGGGCATCCGCAAGGCATTCGGTGCCCGCGTCGCCGGCTGGCTCGGCGGCAAGCAGGCCGACTACCACGGCGGTCTCTTCGAGCGACACACACTGGAAAGACTGGCCAACGACCCGGCGGCGTTCTCCACCTTCCTCGCCGGAATCCTGGCAGCCCTCGGCGAGATCGACCTGCTGCACCTCGTGCGCCAGCCGGCGGTGCTGGAGGGGGTCGCCAACCCGTTTCTCGCGCTGCCGTCCTGGCTCAACGCCAACAGCGCCCATGCGACGGTGCTGGAACCCGACTGGGAGACCTTCTACCGGGCGCGCCGTCCGAGTGGCTGGCGCAGGACCGACCGCAAGAAGGAACAGGCGCTCGCCGCGCGTGGTCCGGTCGCATTCGTCGTCGCCGACAGCACGGAATCGACGGATCGCCTGCTGACCACGCTTATGGAGCAGAAGCGGCAGGGTCTGGCGCAGCTCGGCGTGCCGGACATGTTCGCGCCAGAGGCAACGGCGGCATTCTACCGGGATCTGGCCCGGTCGAGCTGCGCCGCTGGTCCCGTCGAGCTGTCCGCGCTGACCGCCGGCGGCGATATCGCCGCGGTAAGCTACGGGCTCAGGCATCGTGGCATCTACTACTACGTCCTGCACAGCTACGACATTGCGCGACTGGCCGACCTGTCACCCGGACGTCAGCTCATGTATCGCCTGATGCAGCGCGAATTCGAGGCTGGAACCCGCGTGTTCGACTTCACGATCGGTGACGAGGGCTACAAGGACCAGTGGTGCGAGATCACCACAGCGCTTTGGGATTCCGAACTGGCGATGACCGCGCAGGGCGCCGTGCTGGCGCGCGGATACCGCCTTGCCGAGGCCGGCAAGCGGCGCATCAAGACCGATCCCGTTCTCTGGCAGAAAGCCGTCGCCGTGCGCAGGGCCTGGCTCGGCTGGCGTGGCAGCAGGCAGCCGCGGCGAGCCGCCTAGCCGGTCCCGCCGCGTTCGGTGCGCAGCCGCGCCCAGTAGTCGAGACGTTTGCGGATCTCACGCTCGAAGCCCCGCGCGGGCGGATCGTAGAATCGCTGCCGCTCCATGCCCTCGGGAAAGTAGTTCTGGCCCGAGAACGCGTCCGGCGCATCGTGGTCATAGGCGTAGCCGGCGCCATAGCCTTCATTCGCCATCAGCTGCGTCGGCGCGTTCAGGATGTGCTTGGGTGGCAGCAGCGAACCGTGTTCGCGCGCTGACTGGACCGCAGCCTTGTAGGCGATATAGCCTGCATTCGACTTCGGCGCGGTCGCCAGATAGATCACCGCCTGGGCGATGGCCAGCTCGCCTTCCGGCGAGCCGAGGAAATCGTAGGCGTCCTTCGCCGCATTGGCGATGATCAGCGCCTGCGGATCGGCTAGTCCGATGTCCTCGAACGCCATCCGCACCACACGGCGAGCGATGTAGAGCGGACTTTCCCCCGCCGCCATCATGCGCGCCAGATAGTACAGCGCTGCATCCGGGTCGGATCCGCGCACTGACTTGTGCAGGGCCGAGATCAGGTTGTAGTGGCCGTCCTGTGCCTTGTCGTAGATGGGCGCCCGCCGCTGCACGACCTCGGCGAGCCCGGCCGTGTCGAAGGTCTCGCCGTCGCGGGCTGCCCGGAACAGATCCTCGGCCAGGGTCAAGGCGGCGCGCCCGTCGCCGTCGGCCATGGCCGCGAGCGCGCGCCGGGCGTCCGCGTCAACGGGCAGCGACCGCCCCTCGGCCGCCTCGGCGCGCTCGAGCAATCGGTCGATGGCGACCTCATCCAGCCGCCGGAACACCAGCACCTGCGCCCGCGACAGGAGCGCGGCGTTGAGCTCGAAGGACGGATTCTCGGTCGTCGCCCCGACCAGCACCACCGTCCCGTCCTCCATGACCGGCAGGAAGCTGTCCTGCTGGGCGCGGTTGAAGCGGTGGATCTCGTCGACAAACAGCAGCGTTCCCTGCCCCGCCAGACGCCGCTGCCGGGCCGCCTCGAACAGCTTCTTCAGCTCCTGGACACCGGAGAAGATCGCCGAGACCTGCTCGAAGGCATGTCTCGTCTCCCCCGCCAGCAGCCTCGCGACCGTGGTCTTGCCGGTCCCGGGCGGCCCCCAAAAGATCAGTGAGCCGAGGCTGCCGGAACCGAGCATCCGGGTGAGCATGCCATCAGGCCCGACCAGATGATCCTGCCCCACCACATCGGCGAGCCGTAACGGCCGGAGCCGGTCGGCGAGCGGTCGCGGGACCTGGCGATCCAGACCCGCCGCCTCGAACAGCGTGGCCATCGCGCCCCCGTACCCTCAACCGGAGAAGGTCGAAGAGATGCGGCGCCCATCGCGGATGATGGTAATCGTCCAGGAACGCCGGCGATTCTCGGTCATCCGCGCCAGCCGGGCGGTTGATTGCACGCCCTCGCCGTTGATCTCGTCGATGATGTCGCCGACGATGAAGCCTACGCGCTGCGCCGGCGAACCCCGCTGTACGGCGATCACCACCACGCCGTCGGCATCCGTATCGAGCGACAGCTCCTCCGCCACGGCCGGTGACAGGTTGGCGACGCGAACTCCGGTCAGCGGCGAGGCGCCACCGATGTCGCGCACGTCGCGGGGCGGATCCTCCGGCGCGGCGATGAGCGACACGCCGACCACCTTTTCCCGGCCCCGTGTCCGCACGGTCAATTGCGTCGTCTCGCCGAGTCCGCGCGTCGCCAGACGGTATCTGAAGGCGTTCGGGTCGGTGATCTCCCAGCCGTCCACGGCCGTGATCACGTCGCCGGTCTTCAGGCCGGCGGCAATGGCCGGGCCGCGCGGATGCAGCTTGCCGACAAGTACGCCGACCGGCCGGTCCATGCCGAGGCTTTCGGCGATGTCGGGTGTGACCTCCTGGACGCTGGCGCCGAACCAGGGCCTGCGCACCTCGCCGCCGTTGCGCGCGCTCGCGACGACGAGACGGACCATGTTGGACGGAATGGCGAAGCCGATGCCGTGCGAGCCGCCGGAGCGCGAGAAGATCGCCGTATTGATCCCGACGACGCGGCCGCGCAGATCAACCAGCGCGCCGCCCGAATTGCCGGGGTTGATCGCCGCGTCGGTCTGGATGAAGAAGCCGTAGTCCGACACCCCGACCTGAGTGCGCGCCAGCGCCGAAATGATGCCGCTGGTCACCGTCTGCCCAACGCCGAAGGGATTGCCGATCGCCAGGACGATGTCGCCGACCTCCAGATTGTCGGAATCATCGAATTCGAGGGCGGGAAAGGGTCCCTGTGCCCGTAACCTCAGGACCGCGAGATCGGTCTTCTCGTCGCGGATCACGACCTCCGCCTCGAACTCGCGGCGATCCGCCAGCGCCACCTTGATTTCGTCCGCCCCCTCGATCACGTGGGCATTGGTGACGACAAGGCCGACGGGATCGACGATGACCCCCGACCCCAGCGAGTTCTGCACCCGGCTCGTTTCCCCGCCCGGCACTTGCGGCAGACCTGGGCCGCCGAAGAATCGGCGAAAGAACGGATCATCGAAGAACGGCGGGTAATTGGGCCGGCGCACCAGCCGACTGGTGTAGACGTTGACGACCGCGGGAGCCGCCCGCTTGACCACGGCCGCATAGGAATAGGTGAGGTCTTCCGTCGTCGCCGGAACGGCACGCGTCTGCGCGGAGGCCGTGCCCGCGGCAAGCGCAAGCAGCACCAGGGCCGCAACCAGGGGAGTACGGTTCATCGCCATTCCTTTCGTGCCGCCAATATAGGGGGCCGAACCGGGAAAAAGAACGGCCGCAAAGTGCCGCGCAGCGGCCGTCTCATCACTCGTTCAGGACCGACAGGAAGGCCGGCCCGAATGCGGCCAGCTTGGCGGTACCGACGCCGCGCACACCCGCCAGTTCGTCCAGCGAGCGGGGCCGATAGGCGGCCATTTCCTCCAGCGTCCGGTCGGTGAAGACCACGTAGGCAGGCACGTTGCGGGCGGCGGCGAGGTCGCGGCGCAGCGACTTCAGGCGGGCAACCAGCTCGGCATCGGGAGCCGGCGGGGCGGGCGTCGCCCGGCGCCGCGCACGCCGCCCGCCCGGCTTCGGCGGTTCGAGCCGCAAGCGGAATGTCTCGGTCCCGTCGATCAGGCCAGCGGCCCGATCGGCCAGCGACAGCGAGCCGTAGCCGCCCGGTTCGACGGCGAGATACCCGTCGGCCACGAGCTGGCGCAGGATCGTCTGCCATTCCGAGCGGCGCCGGTCGGCGCCGGCCCCGAACAGCGGCAGCCGGTCGTGGCCCCTGCCGATGACCGTTTCGCTCGCCTCGCCCGTCAGAAGGTCAGCAAGGTAGACCGCCCCGTACCGCTCGCCCGTCGTGCGGACCATGTCGATCGCCAGCCGCGCAGCCGGCGTCGCATCGACGAACTGCGGCGGCACCAGACAGATGTCGCAGTTGCCGCAGGGACCCGAGGCCTCGCCGAAATAGCCGAGAAGCACCTGGCGGCGGCACGAGGTGGTTTCACAGAAACCGACCAGCGCCTCCAGCCGCAGCGCTTCGATGCGCTTGCGTTCCTCGTCACAGTCCTGCTCCTCGATGAAGCGGCGCCGCGTGCGTACATCCTCCCGGCCATACAGCATCACCGCATCCGACGGCGCCCCGTCGCGTCCCGCCCGGCCGATCTCCTGGTAATAGGCCTCCAGGCTACCGGGAACATCGCCGTGAATGACGTAGCGGACATTCGACTTGTCGATACCCATCCCGAAGGCAACGGTGGCAACCATGACCACGCCGGCCTCCGCGAGGAAGGTCTCCTGGTTTGCTGCCCTTTCGGCAACGCTCATGCCGGCATGATAGGGCAGCGCCCGCACGCCGAGACCCTGCAGCGCGGCCGCGGTCTCCTCCACCTTCCTGCGCGAGATGCGATAGATGATGCCGCTCTCGCCCGGTCGCTCCCGCACCAGACGCTCGATCTGGCGCTGCGCATTGGATTTGGCCAGGACGGTAAGGCGAATGTTGGGACGGTCGAAACCGCAGACGATGGTCTCGACTGCGCCGCCGAACAGCCTGTCGCAGATCTCGTCACGGGTGGCGCGGTCGGCAGTTGCCGTCACTGCGGCCAGCGGCACATCGG
The window above is part of the Tepidamorphus gemmatus genome. Proteins encoded here:
- a CDS encoding acyl-CoA carboxylase subunit beta, with translation MKAILEQLEARRAVARVGGGLKRIEAQHQRGKLTARERLSLLLDENSFEEFDMFVEHRATDFGMAETKIPGDGVVTGWGTINGRTVFVFAKDFTVFGGSLSETHAQKITKIQDMALKNRAPIIGLFDAGGARIQEGVAALGGYGEVFQRNVLASGVIPQISVIMGPCAGGDVYSPAMTDFIFMVRDTSYMFVTGPDVVKTVTNETVTAEQLGGASIHTTKSSIADGAYDNDVEALIQMRRLMDFLPANNLAGVPQIDAFDDPNRIETSLDTLIPDNPNKPYDMKELILKVADEGDFFEIQAAFAKNIVTGFGRIGGRTVGFVANQPMVLAGVLDSDASRKAARFVRFCDCFNIPLVTFVDVPGFLPGTAQEYGGLIKHGAKLLFAYAEATVPKVTVITRKGYGGAYVVMSSKHLRGDVNYAWPAAEIAVMGPKGAAEILYRSELDDPEKIGKRIQEYTDRFANPFVAAERGYIDEVIMPHSTRRRIARALEMLRNKNLENPWKKHDNIPL
- a CDS encoding ATP12 family chaperone protein, which gives rise to MSNDNPISKAQALSRPALPKRFYTVVATEQRADGIAVLLDGRPLRTPGRRPLTVAIPALAEAIAAEWRAQGETIDPAAMPVTRIVNTALDGVADRADAVRADIARFAETDLICYRAGDPEGLVELQRRHWDPLCAWARDELGLGFVLAEGVMHVAQPPASLARAADLLLAFDPLGLAALHVLTTLTGSLVIALAVTRGRLTPDQGWTAAHVDEDWQISHWGEDAEARRRREMNRREFDAAVLVAMAAGAGGKPV
- a CDS encoding DMT family transporter encodes the protein MTHTAAIASRDRLDILATSVLLLLCLTWGLNYALTKFVNLGLQPVFHTGLRSALAGAAILAWCAMRKVRLFERDGSLVPGIVAGTLFGVEFALIALGLDYTSASRSVVFVYTMPFVVAIGAHFLVPGERITPVSLGGLFLAFLGVLAVFSDKLSLPGPNAYFGDFLSILAAVLWGAVTILIKTTSLRRISAEKVLLYQLGVSAVVLLAIAPLFGPILRDVSAVVIGAFAFQVVVVATVTFLIWFWMIQVYPANRLTAFTFLTPVFGVLFGGLLLGEAIGWRLVAGLALVTFGIYLVNRPPRVSADAIGPDGRPS
- a CDS encoding Na/Pi symporter is translated as MFLLGMKLITDGLRASAGSRLRDILAVWTRTRLRGLAAGLGMTALVQSSTAVAVATIGFVNAGLLTLMEAVWIVFGSNVGTTTTAWIVAVIGLKLKLEATAAGTIAVAALDDLIRRIDANRCMVSRIAKAALRMAQAEASMPNAVTGSAGPSSAETT
- a CDS encoding RluA family pseudouridine synthase is translated as MTGVRQLQVATGEDGMRLDRWFRQHFPHVTQGYLQKLLRTGQVRVDGARAKANDRLATGQTVRVPPLPAADAQTSKPRPRISAADQAWLASLVLYEDDDLMVLNKPSGLAVQGGTRTTRHIDGLLAGLGEDADSRPRLVHRLDRDTSGVLVVAKRRGVAARMGRMFQTRSVRKIYWAIVHGVPKPPQGKVEAALVKATGPAGDRVRAARPGEQDAAQTAVTYYSVIDRAAQKFAWMSLKPVTGRQHQLRAHMAILGHPIVGDEKYPTDRDLPDSVADKLHLHARRIVFPHPVTGRPVDVTAPLPDHMARSFAALGFEAAGAPEEK
- a CDS encoding DUF190 domain-containing protein, whose amino-acid sequence is MELSEQSVLLKIYIGEDDRADGHPLYEAIVLKAREHGLAGATVLRGPMGFGRSSRLHTAKILRLSEDLPVIIEIVDVATKIESFIEKVTQMTQSCLITVENVRVIRYGHRRPA
- a CDS encoding CrcB family protein, with the translated sequence MYLAVGCGAAIGALARYVVTLLFGGGSVFGVVGGTLAVNIVGSFVIGLFATLSGPDGRLLVSPTVRQFVMSGICGGFTTFSLASLDTLLLILAGDAAGAALYLGMTIVLSLGAVWLGHAIAAWVNR
- a CDS encoding CrcB family protein; translation: MFDPVHLLLIVTGGFVGGMLRFGVSGLVGRVVGERFPWGTLVVNLTGCTTMGTLTALASDRGGTFDANWFRELVLIGVVGSFTTVSSFSLQTLALARAGESLKAVLNVVLSAGGCVVAIIVGNVAATWLLG
- a CDS encoding GNAT family N-acetyltransferase, with product MPATMTPLPSRSADASGFRIEVAGSPEDIESTWREFERHAVGHVFQTFVWMQSWCRTVGAAYGIVPRILTGRDAAGRTSFILPMGIRKAFGARVAGWLGGKQADYHGGLFERHTLERLANDPAAFSTFLAGILAALGEIDLLHLVRQPAVLEGVANPFLALPSWLNANSAHATVLEPDWETFYRARRPSGWRRTDRKKEQALAARGPVAFVVADSTESTDRLLTTLMEQKRQGLAQLGVPDMFAPEATAAFYRDLARSSCAAGPVELSALTAGGDIAAVSYGLRHRGIYYYVLHSYDIARLADLSPGRQLMYRLMQREFEAGTRVFDFTIGDEGYKDQWCEITTALWDSELAMTAQGAVLARGYRLAEAGKRRIKTDPVLWQKAVAVRRAWLGWRGSRQPRRAA
- a CDS encoding replication-associated recombination protein A, which gives rise to MATLFEAAGLDRQVPRPLADRLRPLRLADVVGQDHLVGPDGMLTRMLGSGSLGSLIFWGPPGTGKTTVARLLAGETRHAFEQVSAIFSGVQELKKLFEAARQRRLAGQGTLLFVDEIHRFNRAQQDSFLPVMEDGTVVLVGATTENPSFELNAALLSRAQVLVFRRLDEVAIDRLLERAEAAEGRSLPVDADARRALAAMADGDGRAALTLAEDLFRAARDGETFDTAGLAEVVQRRAPIYDKAQDGHYNLISALHKSVRGSDPDAALYYLARMMAAGESPLYIARRVVRMAFEDIGLADPQALIIANAAKDAYDFLGSPEGELAIAQAVIYLATAPKSNAGYIAYKAAVQSAREHGSLLPPKHILNAPTQLMANEGYGAGYAYDHDAPDAFSGQNYFPEGMERQRFYDPPARGFEREIRKRLDYWARLRTERGGTG
- a CDS encoding Do family serine endopeptidase — protein: MAMNRTPLVAALVLLALAAGTASAQTRAVPATTEDLTYSYAAVVKRAAPAVVNVYTSRLVRRPNYPPFFDDPFFRRFFGGPGLPQVPGGETSRVQNSLGSGVIVDPVGLVVTNAHVIEGADEIKVALADRREFEAEVVIRDEKTDLAVLRLRAQGPFPALEFDDSDNLEVGDIVLAIGNPFGVGQTVTSGIISALARTQVGVSDYGFFIQTDAAINPGNSGGALVDLRGRVVGINTAIFSRSGGSHGIGFAIPSNMVRLVVASARNGGEVRRPWFGASVQEVTPDIAESLGMDRPVGVLVGKLHPRGPAIAAGLKTGDVITAVDGWEITDPNAFRYRLATRGLGETTQLTVRTRGREKVVGVSLIAAPEDPPRDVRDIGGASPLTGVRVANLSPAVAEELSLDTDADGVVVIAVQRGSPAQRVGFIVGDIIDEINGEGVQSTARLARMTENRRRSWTITIIRDGRRISSTFSG
- the recQ gene encoding DNA helicase RecQ gives rise to the protein MGQIDQDSRKFAVLREAFGFAAFRAGQEPIVDALIDGRNVLAIMPTGAGKSLCYQLPALVRGGLAIVVSPLIALMDDQVAALKLAGLAAEAIHSGKTREVNVAIWRRVVRGAVRLLYLSPERLMAPRMLAALRRLPVCLIAIDEAHCISQWGHSFRADYLGLGALREAFPDVPLAAVTATADRATRDEICDRLFGGAVETIVCGFDRPNIRLTVLAKSNAQRQIERLVRERPGESGIIYRISRRKVEETAAALQGLGVRALPYHAGMSVAERAANQETFLAEAGVVMVATVAFGMGIDKSNVRYVIHGDVPGSLEAYYQEIGRAGRDGAPSDAVMLYGREDVRTRRRFIEEQDCDEERKRIEALRLEALVGFCETTSCRRQVLLGYFGEASGPCGNCDICLVPPQFVDATPAARLAIDMVRTTGERYGAVYLADLLTGEASETVIGRGHDRLPLFGAGADRRRSEWQTILRQLVADGYLAVEPGGYGSLSLADRAAGLIDGTETFRLRLEPPKPGGRRARRRATPAPPAPDAELVARLKSLRRDLAAARNVPAYVVFTDRTLEEMAAYRPRSLDELAGVRGVGTAKLAAFGPAFLSVLNE